Proteins co-encoded in one Cinclus cinclus chromosome Z, bCinCin1.1, whole genome shotgun sequence genomic window:
- the PLK2 gene encoding serine/threonine-protein kinase PLK2: MELLRTIAHPPGGGGAKCCEAAAGRAAGGESRRKKAEEPPHQQPRQHGHPAAEVSRIITDPTTGKRYCRGKVLGKGGFAKCYEMTDLTTNKVYAAKIIPHSRVAKPHQREKIDKEIELHRMLNHRHVVQFYHYFEDRENIYILLEYCSRRSMAHILKARKVLTEPEVRYYLRQIVSGLKYLHEQEILHRDLKLGNFFINENMELKLGDFGLAARLEPLEHRRRTICGTPNYLSPEVLNKQGHGCESDIWALGCVMYTMLLGRPPFETTNLKETYRCIREARYSLPSSLLAPAKHLIASMLSKNPEDRPSLDEIIRHEFFLQGFTPDRLSASCCHTVPDFHLSSPAKNFFKKAAAALFGGKKDKARYFDTHNRLAKEDEEIYKLRHDLKKTSITQQAPKHKTDEEIQPLTTTVVKPGALPETKQIGDSIRMIVRGTLGSCSSSSECLEDSTMGSVADTVARVLRGCLENMPGAESNPKEQLTASFQWVTKWVDYSNKYGFGYQLSDHTVGVLFNNGAHMSLLPDKKTVHYYAELGQCSVFSATEAPEQFISQVTVLKYFSHYMEENLMDGGDLPSLTDVRRPRLYLLQWLKSDKALMMLFNDGTFQVNFYHDHTKVIICSQSEEYLLTYINEDRISTTFHLTTLLVSGCSLELKHRMEYALNMLLQRCN; encoded by the exons ATGGAGCTGTTACGGACTATCGCCCACCCACCGGGCGGCGGCGGTGCCAAGTGCTGCGAGGCAGCGGCAGGCAGAGCGGCCGGGGGCGAGTCGCGCAGGAAGAAGGCGGAGGAGCCGCCGCACCAGCAGCCGCGCCAGCACGGCCACCCCGCGGCCGAGGTCTCCCGGATTATAACCGATCCCACGACGGGGAAGCGATACTGCCGCGGCAAGGTGCTCGGAAAG GGTGGATTTGCCAAGTGTTACGAGATGACAGACTTGACAACAAATAAGGTTTATGCTGCGAAAATCATTCCTCACAGCAGAGTAGCAAAACCTCATCAAAGGGAGAAG ATTGATAAAGAGATTGAGCTTCACAGAATGCTTAATCATAGACATGTTGTGCAGTTTTACCACTACTTTGAAGACAGAGAGAATATTTACATTCTTCTGGAATACTGCAGTAGAAGG TCAATGGCTCACATCTTAAAAGCAAGGAAGGTATTGACAGAACCAGAAGTACGATACTACCTCAGGCAAATTGTGTCAGGGCTAAAGTATCTTCATGAACAGGAAATCTTACACAGGGATCTTAAACTAG GTAACTTCTTCATCAATGAGAACATGGAACTGAAGCTGGGTGACTTTGGCTTGGCAGCTAGGTTGGAACCACTGGAGCACAGGAGGAG AACAATATGTGGCACACCAAATTACCTCTCTCCAGAAGTCCTCAACAAACAAGGGCATGGCTGTGAATCTGATATATGGGCCTTAGGCTGTGTAAT GTATACAATGCTGTTGGGAAGACCTCCATTTGAGACTACAAATCTTAAAGAAACATACAGATGTATAAGGGAAGCAAGATACAGCCTGCCATCATCTCTCTTGGCACCTGCAAAGCACTTAATAGCTAGCATGTTGTCAAAAAACCCTGAAGATAGGCCCAGTTTAGATGAAATAATTCGACATGAATTCTTCTTACAG GGCTTTACACCTGATAGACTTTCTGCAAGCTGTTGTCACACTGTCCCTGATTTCCATTTGTCAAGTCCTGCtaaaaatttcttcaaaaaagcagctgctgctctctttgGGGGTAAAAAGGATAAGGCCAGATACTTCGATACACATA ACAGACTAGCTAAAGAGGATGAAGAAATCTACAAGCTCAGACATGATTTGAAGAAGACATCGATAACCCAGCAGGCCCCCAAACACAAGACAGATGAG GAGATTCAGCCTCTTACCACAACAGTGGTGAAGCCGGGAGCACTGCCAGAAACTAAGCAGATTGGAGACTCCATTCGGATGATAGTCAGAGGAACTTTGGGAAGCTGCAGCAGTAGCAGTGAAT GTTTGGAGGACAGTACCATGGGAAGTGTTGCTGATACAGTTGCAAGAGTGTTGAGAGGATGTCTGGAGAACATGCCAGGGGCCGAGAGCAATCCCAAAGAACAGCTGACAGCATCCTTCCAATGGGTTACAAAATGGGTGGACTATTCCAACAAGTATGGCTTTGGGTACCAGCTGTCAGATCACACTGTTGGTGTCCTCTTCAACAATGGGGCCCACATGAGCCTTCTGCCAGACAAAAA gacaGTGCATTACTATGCTGAGCTAGGTCAATGCTCTGTTTTCTCAGCCACAGAGGCACCTGAACAATTCATTAGCCAAGTAACTGTACTGAAGTATTTCTCTCACTATATGGAGGAGAACCTCATGGAT GGAGGAGATTTGCCCAGCCTAACAGATGTACGCCGGCCCAGGCTTTACCTCTTACAGTGGCTCAAATCTGATAAAGCACTAATGATGCTTTTCAATGATGGCACGTTTCAA GTGAACTTTTACCATGATCACACAAAAGTCATAATTTGCAGTCAGAGTGAGGAATATCTCCTTACCTACATAAATGAAGACAGAATATCCACAACGTTTCATCTGACAACACTTTTGGTTTCTGGATGTTCATTGGAACTAAAACACAGAATGGAATATGCTCTGAATATGCTGCTGCAGCGATGTAACTGA